In one Chloroflexota bacterium genomic region, the following are encoded:
- a CDS encoding acetyl-CoA decarbonylase/synthase complex subunit delta, producing the protein MPVTVETPLEKWTGKVREVTLGATRDQKGTRSKTVTVGGETTLPFLHFEGSIPHPPVIAIEIQDSYPNDWSPVLLQAWGDTLKDPAEWAKKAEALGADLVMLKFRGVNGDGTETTGAQAAAVAKAVLQATGLPLIVRGPGQAEKDNELLVAVAEAGAGERLALGLCEDKNYRTIVAAALAHGHLVINSSPIDVNLAKQLNILVSDMQMEPDRILMDPTTGALGYGLEYTYSVMERLRIAALTGDSMTQMPMICFTGEESWRQKESKVGEGVPAAWGDWKRRGVLWETVTAVALLEAGADIVTLRHPDSVPIVRKAIEQLMAH; encoded by the coding sequence ATGCCAGTTACCGTAGAAACACCGCTGGAGAAATGGACCGGCAAGGTCCGAGAAGTAACCCTCGGAGCCACCCGCGACCAGAAAGGGACCCGTTCCAAGACCGTAACGGTGGGCGGTGAAACCACCCTGCCCTTCCTCCATTTTGAGGGAAGCATTCCCCACCCTCCGGTGATTGCCATTGAAATCCAGGACTCGTATCCAAACGATTGGTCTCCTGTCTTGTTGCAGGCGTGGGGCGACACGCTGAAGGATCCGGCCGAGTGGGCGAAGAAGGCGGAGGCACTGGGCGCAGACTTGGTTATGCTTAAGTTTCGCGGGGTCAACGGCGATGGGACCGAGACCACGGGCGCGCAAGCGGCTGCCGTTGCGAAGGCCGTGCTCCAGGCAACCGGGCTGCCGCTCATCGTGCGTGGGCCGGGCCAGGCCGAGAAGGACAACGAACTGTTGGTGGCCGTGGCCGAGGCAGGCGCGGGCGAGCGCCTGGCGTTGGGCCTGTGCGAGGACAAGAACTACCGCACGATTGTTGCGGCGGCGCTGGCCCACGGGCATCTGGTCATCAATTCTAGTCCCATTGACGTCAACCTGGCCAAGCAACTGAACATTCTGGTCAGCGACATGCAGATGGAACCCGACCGCATCCTGATGGACCCGACGACGGGCGCGCTGGGGTACGGCCTGGAATACACCTACTCGGTGATGGAACGCTTGCGCATCGCGGCCCTCACTGGCGACAGCATGACCCAGATGCCCATGATTTGCTTCACCGGCGAGGAGTCGTGGCGGCAGAAGGAGTCCAAGGTGGGCGAGGGTGTGCCGGCCGCATGGGGCGACTGGAAGAGGCGCGGCGTCCTGTGGGAGACCGTAACGGCGGTCGCCCTGCTGGAGGCCGGTGCGGATATCGTTACGCTGCGCCATCCCGATTCGGTGCCCATCGTTCGCAAGGCCATTGAGCAACTGATGGCGCACTAG
- the cdhC gene encoding CO dehydrogenase/CO-methylating acetyl-CoA synthase complex subunit beta, whose translation MSRYIATRAIRGATALVYEAEQLLNKALKELGPDTPVQFTNTAYYLPVILGLTGIEVSKLGDMPAVLERAKALLHPIPREQVWLPYLGETLDSGIATLFAAELIEGIRFAYGEQPEKITWGGKIAKGGSFTSPEFEGEGNGGTLNGPIDDIQLRAWGIQLVDGRMPGFAAIVGCAKSNEVAVEIVRQLQQRNILVFLSGNVNGRSIIHQLMEEGVELGYDTYTVPFGTDTISAIYALGFATRSALTFGGMKGGMARDILLYNKYRVFAFVLALGEVDDLKYAAAAGAINYGFPVIADTVIPQILPTGITSYEHVISMPFDDIPGENDLERAKRLVQRCIEVRGVKIKVTEVPIPVPYGSAFEGERVRREDMRIEFGGKKARCFEYLRMTDFDAVEDGKVTVVGPGIENVPVGGAMDMGIVVEVAGRKMQEDFEPVLERQIHYFINGASGIQHIGQRDIAWIRISKAAAEKGFNLEHFGKILVARFHADFGAIVDKIQVTIYTDPQKIEEWLAKAREAYNYRNQRLADMTDESVEEFYSCTLCQSFAPNHVCVVSPERLGLCGAYNWLDCKASYQINPTGPNQPIPKGKCLDPVKGYFDKVNEFVQAASHGTVQEVSMYSIMENPMTACGCFEAIMMVVPEANGFMVVSREDPSMTPAGMTFSTLAGVAGGGLQTPGVMGVGKYFLVSRKFIAADGGLKRIVWMSSILKETMAEELKAAAAREGDPDLLDKIADERVATTVDEMLPFLEEKGHPALTMPPLF comes from the coding sequence ATGTCCAGATACATAGCCACACGAGCCATCCGCGGGGCCACGGCGCTGGTCTATGAGGCGGAGCAACTGCTCAACAAGGCGCTCAAGGAACTTGGGCCGGACACGCCGGTGCAGTTCACCAACACGGCCTACTACCTGCCCGTCATCCTGGGCCTCACGGGGATTGAGGTGTCCAAACTGGGCGATATGCCGGCGGTGCTTGAGCGGGCCAAGGCGCTGTTGCACCCGATTCCGCGTGAGCAAGTCTGGCTTCCTTACCTGGGCGAGACGCTGGACTCCGGCATCGCCACCCTGTTCGCGGCGGAGTTGATTGAGGGCATTCGCTTCGCCTACGGCGAGCAGCCCGAGAAGATCACCTGGGGCGGCAAGATCGCCAAGGGCGGCAGTTTCACATCGCCGGAGTTTGAGGGCGAGGGGAACGGGGGCACGCTCAACGGCCCCATTGACGACATCCAACTGCGCGCCTGGGGTATCCAGTTGGTGGACGGGCGCATGCCCGGCTTCGCGGCCATCGTCGGCTGCGCCAAGTCCAACGAGGTGGCCGTGGAGATCGTACGCCAGTTGCAGCAGCGCAACATCCTGGTGTTCCTCAGCGGCAACGTGAACGGGCGGAGCATCATCCATCAGTTGATGGAGGAAGGCGTAGAACTCGGGTACGACACCTACACCGTGCCGTTCGGCACCGACACGATTTCGGCCATCTACGCGTTGGGGTTCGCAACCCGCTCGGCGCTGACGTTCGGCGGGATGAAGGGCGGCATGGCGCGGGATATCCTGCTGTATAACAAGTACCGCGTGTTCGCCTTCGTGCTGGCGCTGGGCGAGGTGGACGACCTGAAGTACGCAGCGGCGGCCGGGGCGATCAACTACGGGTTCCCCGTGATCGCCGACACGGTCATTCCGCAGATTTTGCCCACCGGCATCACGTCCTACGAGCACGTCATCTCCATGCCGTTTGACGACATCCCCGGCGAGAATGACCTGGAGCGGGCCAAGCGCCTCGTCCAGCGGTGCATTGAAGTGCGCGGCGTGAAGATCAAGGTTACCGAAGTGCCCATCCCCGTGCCCTACGGGTCGGCCTTTGAGGGCGAGCGCGTGCGCCGCGAGGATATGCGGATTGAGTTCGGCGGCAAGAAGGCGCGGTGCTTTGAGTACCTGCGCATGACCGACTTTGACGCCGTGGAAGACGGCAAGGTTACCGTGGTCGGGCCAGGCATTGAGAACGTGCCGGTCGGCGGCGCCATGGATATGGGCATCGTGGTGGAAGTGGCGGGCCGCAAGATGCAAGAGGACTTTGAACCCGTGCTGGAGCGACAGATTCACTACTTCATCAACGGCGCGTCGGGCATCCAGCACATCGGGCAGCGCGACATCGCCTGGATCCGCATCAGCAAAGCCGCCGCCGAGAAGGGGTTCAACCTGGAGCACTTCGGCAAGATTCTGGTCGCCCGCTTCCATGCGGACTTCGGCGCCATCGTGGACAAGATTCAGGTAACCATCTACACGGATCCGCAGAAGATAGAGGAATGGCTGGCGAAGGCGCGCGAGGCGTACAACTACCGCAACCAGCGCCTGGCCGATATGACGGACGAGTCGGTGGAGGAGTTCTACTCCTGCACGCTGTGCCAGAGTTTCGCGCCGAACCACGTGTGCGTGGTCTCGCCCGAGCGCCTTGGGCTGTGCGGAGCCTATAACTGGCTGGACTGCAAGGCTTCGTACCAGATCAACCCCACCGGCCCGAACCAGCCCATCCCCAAGGGGAAGTGCCTGGACCCAGTCAAGGGCTACTTTGACAAGGTGAACGAGTTCGTACAGGCGGCTTCGCACGGGACGGTACAAGAGGTTTCCATGTACTCCATCATGGAGAACCCGATGACGGCGTGCGGCTGCTTTGAGGCGATCATGATGGTAGTGCCCGAGGCCAACGGGTTCATGGTGGTGTCGCGCGAGGATCCGAGCATGACGCCGGCGGGGATGACGTTCTCCACGCTGGCAGGGGTGGCCGGCGGCGGGCTCCAGACGCCCGGCGTGATGGGCGTGGGCAAGTACTTCCTGGTGAGCCGCAAGTTCATCGCGGCCGACGGCGGCCTCAAGCGCATCGTGTGGATGTCGTCCATCCTCAAGGAGACGATGGCCGAGGAACTCAAGGCGGCCGCCGCGCGCGAGGGCGACCCCGACCTGTTGGACAAGATCGCGGACGAGCGCGTGGCGACGACGGTGGATGAGATGCTGCCCTTCCTGGAGGAGAAGGGGCATCCGGCGCTGACCATGCCGCCGCTGTTCTAG
- a CDS encoding CBS domain-containing protein: MSGVRYVRDVMHRGVVTCAPDTPLTEVAALMARDRASAVAVVNPNGELVGIISRTDMVRAYLKPFANLRAEDIMTTQVATIIPDIPVQAAVQIMLDRGVHQLIILHARPAPQRPVGILTMDDIVKDMANLPDSEKGE; encoded by the coding sequence TTGTCCGGCGTGCGGTACGTTCGTGATGTCATGCACCGGGGGGTTGTAACATGCGCTCCTGACACTCCGCTGACGGAAGTCGCGGCGCTCATGGCCCGCGACCGCGCCAGCGCCGTAGCCGTCGTGAACCCGAACGGCGAACTTGTCGGCATCATTTCCCGCACCGACATGGTGCGGGCGTACCTCAAGCCCTTCGCGAATCTCCGCGCCGAAGACATCATGACGACCCAAGTCGCCACCATCATCCCCGATATCCCGGTCCAGGCGGCCGTCCAGATTATGCTGGATCGCGGCGTGCATCAACTCATCATCCTGCACGCTCGCCCCGCGCCGCAGCGCCCTGTGGGTATCCTCACCATGGACGATATTGTCAAGGATATGGCCAACCTTCCAGACTCAGAGAAAGGAGAGTAG
- a CDS encoding heavy-metal-associated domain-containing protein, which yields MEDVEYSVPRMWADHHVPIVRQALLGIPGVEDVYASSAWKTVRITYDPNRVNPDTLEKALADAGYPVGVELELPTYPEQTKDNAMWYTVAGRMTETNLADLKMSGDHRKY from the coding sequence ATGGAAGACGTTGAGTATAGCGTCCCGCGAATGTGGGCAGACCACCACGTGCCCATTGTCCGACAGGCACTCCTGGGCATCCCCGGCGTGGAAGATGTCTACGCCAGTTCAGCATGGAAAACCGTCCGCATTACCTACGATCCGAACCGCGTGAACCCCGACACGCTTGAGAAGGCCCTGGCCGATGCAGGCTATCCCGTTGGCGTGGAACTGGAACTCCCCACGTATCCGGAGCAGACCAAAGACAACGCCATGTGGTACACTGTGGCTGGGCGCATGACTGAGACGAACCTGGCCGACCTCAAGATGTCGGGCGACCATCGCAAGTACTAA
- a CDS encoding acetyl-CoA decarbonylase/synthase complex subunit gamma, whose protein sequence is MPLSGLEIYKLLPKTNCKECGFPTCLAFGMKLAAKQAELSACPYVSEEAKQALEAASAPPIRLIALGGADHKVEVGNETVLFRHEKTFFHQPGVFVRVPDNLPTADLEAKVAEIVGFKTERVGMELFVDGIAVQNVSGSPETFAQAVATVRAKTKRPMVLLSDNPEAIAAGLAKEGGLAPLVGPATAQNWQDMVKAAKAANASVLVRADGDLGALANLAEDVKAAGMENIVLDPGARTLAANLALFTQLRRLALKKNFRPLGYPLAAFPGEGAGSFEEEVVAAAQAIAKYGGIVVLDHFDPAALYILLTLRLNIFTDPQKPIQVSPGVYEFNAPKPESPLLVTTNFSLTYFSVAGEVEASGLPAWVLITDAEGMSVLTAWAAGKFDAERIAKAVKSFGVPDRINHKKIVIPGLVATISGELEEELPGWDVRVGPREAVDIPSYLKNVWK, encoded by the coding sequence ATGCCACTGAGCGGACTTGAAATCTACAAACTGCTCCCGAAGACCAACTGCAAGGAGTGCGGGTTTCCCACCTGCCTTGCGTTCGGCATGAAACTGGCGGCCAAGCAGGCCGAACTTTCGGCATGCCCGTATGTGTCGGAGGAGGCCAAGCAGGCCCTGGAGGCCGCCTCGGCCCCGCCCATCCGGCTGATCGCGTTGGGCGGCGCGGACCATAAGGTGGAAGTGGGCAACGAGACGGTGCTTTTCCGCCACGAGAAGACCTTCTTCCACCAGCCGGGCGTGTTCGTGCGCGTGCCCGACAACCTGCCCACTGCGGACCTGGAGGCCAAGGTGGCCGAGATCGTGGGGTTCAAGACCGAGCGCGTGGGCATGGAACTGTTCGTGGACGGCATCGCGGTGCAGAACGTCTCGGGCAGCCCCGAAACCTTCGCCCAGGCCGTGGCGACGGTGCGCGCCAAGACGAAGCGGCCTATGGTGCTCCTGTCGGACAACCCTGAGGCCATCGCGGCGGGCTTGGCGAAAGAGGGCGGGCTTGCGCCCCTGGTTGGCCCCGCGACGGCCCAGAACTGGCAGGATATGGTCAAGGCCGCGAAGGCTGCCAACGCTTCGGTGCTAGTGCGAGCCGATGGCGACCTCGGCGCGCTGGCGAACCTGGCGGAGGATGTGAAGGCGGCGGGCATGGAGAACATCGTGCTGGATCCCGGGGCGCGCACCCTAGCCGCTAACCTGGCCCTGTTCACCCAGTTGCGCCGCCTGGCCCTGAAGAAGAACTTCCGGCCCCTGGGCTATCCGCTGGCGGCCTTCCCCGGCGAGGGGGCAGGCTCGTTTGAAGAGGAAGTTGTGGCGGCGGCCCAGGCGATCGCCAAGTACGGCGGCATTGTGGTCCTGGATCACTTTGACCCGGCTGCGCTTTACATCTTGCTCACGCTGCGGCTGAACATCTTCACCGACCCGCAGAAGCCCATCCAGGTGAGCCCGGGCGTGTACGAGTTCAACGCGCCGAAGCCCGAGTCGCCGCTGTTGGTTACGACTAACTTCTCGCTGACCTACTTCAGCGTGGCCGGCGAGGTGGAGGCCAGCGGCCTGCCCGCGTGGGTACTCATCACGGACGCGGAAGGGATGTCGGTGCTGACCGCGTGGGCGGCGGGCAAGTTTGACGCCGAGCGAATTGCCAAGGCGGTGAAGTCCTTTGGCGTGCCCGATAGGATCAACCACAAGAAGATCGTCATCCCTGGCCTGGTGGCCACCATTTCGGGCGAGTTGGAAGAAGAACTGCCCGGGTGGGATGTGCGCGTCGGCCCTCGCGAGGCTGTGGACATCCCGTCCTACCTGAAGAACGTCTGGAAGTAG
- a CDS encoding dihydropteroate synthase codes for MLIIGENIHIIAPKIREAVNNRDTAYIQKVALAQWNAGAQVIDLNIGPQKKAGVEIMEWIVDAVQEAIPDVVLSLDTTNAAAIEAGLKKCKNKPFINSTSAEEERLAAMAPLAAKYGANIIALTMTKSGIPVSAEDRFNIAMEILLPKLTEAGVPVENIYFDPLVLTVAGSQEYVPNAVEAVRLMKLWEPPLNTVVGLSNVSNQVSHENRSLINRTYLVMLMAAGLDAAIADPLDRELMRFMQIVETRDDSTPVGRLLLHLYDTTQAMEPFDPSVVDMNDPEQVAIYKTVRILKNEIIFADSYLKM; via the coding sequence ATGCTGATAATCGGGGAAAACATCCACATCATTGCGCCCAAGATTCGGGAGGCCGTCAACAATCGCGACACCGCCTACATCCAGAAGGTGGCCCTTGCGCAGTGGAACGCCGGCGCCCAGGTGATTGACCTGAACATCGGCCCCCAGAAAAAGGCGGGCGTGGAGATCATGGAATGGATCGTGGACGCCGTCCAGGAGGCCATTCCCGATGTGGTGCTCTCACTGGATACGACCAACGCCGCCGCCATTGAGGCCGGCCTGAAGAAGTGCAAGAACAAGCCTTTCATCAACTCTACTTCAGCCGAGGAAGAGCGCCTGGCCGCCATGGCTCCGCTGGCCGCCAAGTATGGGGCCAACATCATCGCGCTCACGATGACGAAATCGGGCATCCCCGTGAGCGCCGAGGACCGCTTCAACATTGCCATGGAGATTCTCCTGCCGAAACTCACGGAGGCCGGCGTGCCGGTGGAGAACATCTACTTTGACCCGCTGGTGCTGACGGTGGCGGGGTCGCAGGAATACGTTCCCAACGCAGTGGAGGCCGTCCGCCTGATGAAACTGTGGGAGCCGCCGCTCAACACGGTGGTGGGGCTGTCCAACGTCTCCAACCAGGTGTCGCACGAGAACCGCAGCCTCATCAACCGCACCTACCTGGTGATGCTGATGGCCGCGGGGCTGGATGCTGCCATCGCCGACCCGCTGGATCGGGAACTGATGCGGTTCATGCAGATCGTTGAGACCCGCGACGATAGCACGCCGGTGGGGCGGCTTCTGCTCCACCTGTACGACACGACCCAGGCCATGGAGCCTTTTGACCCGTCCGTGGTGGACATGAACGATCCGGAGCAGGTTGCCATCTACAAGACGGTGCGGATTCTGAAGAACGAGATCATCTTCGCGGATTCGTACCTGAAGATGTAG
- the cooS gene encoding anaerobic carbon-monoxide dehydrogenase catalytic subunit, which translates to MTEFKTIDPAAIEMLKIAAEENISTAFSRAEEVKPCPIGETGACCKICFMGPCRLVGKTTRGVCGADVHTVAARNFARMVAGGASAHSDHGRDLAMTLLHVAKGEGQGYRIRDVAKLHAVARYMGIPTQGRTKEEIALDVATEALANFGRQTGQVTYVTRATKKRQEIWKKLGIVPRGVDREIVETLHRTHEGVDLDPENILRHSLRTSLADGWGGSMLATDISDILFGTPAPISTEINLGVLKEDQVNIIVHGHEPTLSEMIVAAAQDPELIAYAKTKGANGINLAGICCTGNEILMRHGISPAGNFLHQELAIITGAVEAMIVDVQCIMQALASLAENYHTKLITTSPKAKIPGATHIEFDESRALDSAKAIVRAAIDNYPNRGKTRIPPIKNNIVAGFSHEYLNYMQGGVYRGSFRPLNDAIVQGRIRGAAGVVGCNNARVPQDEGIYNLVKEFVANDVLVVVTGCAATGSAKYGLLSPEIWAATGKGLREVCEAVGVPPVLHLGSCVDNSRILTVLTQMATEGGLGEDIDDLPAVGICPEYMCEKAIAIGTYFVASGAYVLFGVHSPVSASDVVTRLMTEGWESQVGGKLEFEPDWRKILEKSLAHIDKKREKLGLVPWDPNRFGKSGDAFMLEYLKTVAASK; encoded by the coding sequence ATGACAGAGTTCAAAACCATTGACCCCGCGGCCATTGAGATGCTGAAAATCGCTGCGGAGGAGAACATTTCTACGGCCTTTAGCCGCGCCGAGGAAGTGAAGCCGTGCCCCATCGGCGAAACGGGCGCGTGCTGCAAGATTTGCTTCATGGGCCCATGCCGCCTTGTGGGCAAGACGACGCGCGGCGTTTGCGGGGCCGATGTCCACACCGTGGCCGCGCGCAACTTCGCCCGCATGGTGGCCGGCGGCGCTTCGGCCCACTCGGATCACGGGCGCGACCTGGCGATGACCCTGCTGCACGTGGCCAAGGGCGAGGGGCAGGGCTACCGCATCCGCGATGTGGCCAAACTCCACGCCGTGGCGCGGTATATGGGCATCCCCACCCAGGGACGCACGAAAGAGGAGATCGCGCTGGACGTAGCCACCGAAGCCCTCGCCAACTTCGGGCGGCAGACGGGGCAGGTTACCTACGTAACCCGTGCCACCAAGAAGCGGCAGGAGATTTGGAAGAAACTGGGCATCGTGCCGCGAGGCGTGGACCGCGAGATTGTGGAGACGCTCCACCGCACCCATGAGGGCGTGGATTTGGATCCCGAGAACATCCTGCGCCATTCGCTGCGCACGTCTCTGGCCGACGGCTGGGGCGGGTCCATGCTGGCCACCGACATCAGCGATATTCTGTTCGGCACACCCGCGCCTATCAGCACCGAGATCAACCTGGGCGTCCTGAAGGAAGATCAGGTGAACATCATCGTGCACGGGCATGAGCCGACGCTGTCGGAGATGATCGTCGCGGCAGCCCAGGATCCGGAGTTGATCGCCTACGCCAAGACGAAGGGCGCTAATGGCATCAATCTGGCGGGCATCTGCTGCACCGGCAACGAGATTCTCATGCGCCACGGCATCTCGCCGGCGGGCAACTTCCTCCACCAAGAGTTGGCCATCATCACCGGCGCGGTGGAGGCGATGATCGTGGACGTGCAGTGCATCATGCAGGCGCTGGCGTCGCTGGCCGAGAACTACCACACGAAACTCATCACGACTTCGCCGAAGGCCAAGATTCCTGGCGCGACGCACATTGAGTTTGACGAGAGCCGCGCGCTGGATTCGGCAAAGGCCATCGTGCGCGCGGCCATTGACAACTACCCGAACCGTGGCAAGACCCGCATCCCGCCTATCAAGAATAACATCGTCGCGGGGTTCTCCCACGAGTATCTCAACTACATGCAGGGCGGCGTGTATCGCGGGTCGTTCCGCCCGCTGAACGATGCCATCGTGCAGGGGCGCATTCGCGGCGCTGCCGGCGTCGTGGGGTGTAACAATGCGCGCGTCCCGCAGGATGAGGGCATCTACAACCTGGTCAAGGAGTTCGTGGCCAACGACGTGCTGGTCGTGGTAACCGGCTGCGCGGCGACGGGTTCGGCCAAGTACGGGCTGCTGTCGCCGGAAATCTGGGCGGCGACCGGCAAGGGGCTGCGCGAGGTCTGCGAGGCAGTGGGCGTGCCGCCGGTGCTGCACCTGGGTTCATGCGTGGACAACTCGCGCATCCTGACGGTGCTGACGCAGATGGCAACCGAGGGCGGCCTGGGCGAGGATATAGACGACCTGCCGGCGGTGGGCATCTGCCCAGAGTACATGTGCGAGAAGGCGATTGCCATCGGGACGTACTTCGTAGCGTCGGGGGCCTACGTGCTGTTCGGCGTCCATTCGCCTGTGTCCGCCAGCGATGTGGTTACTCGGCTGATGACCGAGGGCTGGGAATCGCAGGTGGGCGGCAAACTGGAGTTTGAACCCGACTGGCGCAAGATTCTGGAGAAGTCGCTGGCGCACATTGACAAGAAGCGCGAGAAGTTGGGCCTTGTTCCGTGGGATCCGAACCGCTTCGGGAAGAGCGGCGACGCGTTTATGCTGGAGTATCTGAAGACCGTGGCCGCTTCCAAGTAG
- a CDS encoding DUF4445 domain-containing protein — protein sequence MPENSCKVAFQPSGIVAQARPGDILSDVAIAAGVPVSLPCGGQGRCGRCKVVITRGDVERKATGRLSATELEQGYALACQTRVLGDLEVFVPPIEEIIVRRLPTERGAERAYELPAACDWAAKPTLRKVHLQIEPPSLQDNTTDFERVSRELARQYDIRDLTVALPTLRRLAKALRGANWDVTLTLEMGTWVNPDGPPRLVDVAPGDQTQTLYGIAVDIGTTSNVVYLVDMAAGRVVDTASAYNLQISCGEDVISRIIYAKKPGGLDHLQRLVVQTINGLIEELCGRNNIASTEIHKMTVAGNTTMTHLFLGLDPEAIRLEPYIPTITHPSPVRAHELGIHINPDATVDCLPGVGAYVGGDITAGVLSSKLYTTDKLSLFIDVGTNGEIVLGNSDWLISCACSAGPAFEGAGVQSGMRATIGAIEEVWISAKTYEPTYRTIGDAPPEGICGSGMISLLAEMFISGVMDKAGKLNRTLNTPRIRMGEHGPEYVVAWASETRTKKTDIVITEVDIANLIRAKAAIYAGFSVLTRSVGIELADVEQVLIGGAFGKYIDVEKAIQIGLLPDMPWDRFHYLGNTSALGAYAALMCANMRQAVVDIASKMTYLELSADNTFMDQFTSALFLPHTDTAAFPSVMRLLQSIGRQSQGK from the coding sequence ATGCCTGAGAATTCGTGCAAGGTGGCGTTCCAGCCGTCGGGGATCGTGGCCCAGGCGCGCCCCGGCGATATCCTGTCGGATGTGGCCATCGCCGCGGGCGTGCCTGTCAGCCTCCCGTGCGGCGGCCAGGGGCGCTGCGGACGCTGCAAAGTCGTGATTACCCGCGGCGATGTGGAGCGCAAGGCGACCGGGAGGCTCAGCGCAACCGAACTGGAGCAGGGGTATGCCCTCGCATGCCAGACGCGCGTCCTGGGCGACCTGGAGGTCTTCGTTCCGCCGATTGAGGAGATCATCGTCCGCAGGCTGCCCACGGAGCGGGGCGCGGAGCGGGCCTACGAACTGCCCGCTGCGTGCGATTGGGCCGCCAAGCCGACGCTGCGCAAGGTTCATCTGCAGATTGAGCCCCCCAGCCTGCAGGATAACACGACGGACTTTGAGCGCGTGTCGCGGGAACTGGCGCGACAGTACGACATCCGCGACCTGACGGTGGCGCTGCCGACGCTCCGCAGGCTGGCGAAGGCCCTGCGGGGGGCGAACTGGGACGTTACACTGACGCTGGAGATGGGCACGTGGGTCAACCCCGACGGCCCACCGCGCCTGGTGGACGTGGCTCCGGGGGATCAGACGCAGACGCTGTATGGGATTGCCGTGGACATCGGGACGACGTCCAACGTCGTGTACCTGGTGGACATGGCGGCGGGGCGAGTGGTGGACACGGCCTCGGCGTACAACTTGCAGATTTCCTGCGGCGAGGACGTGATCTCGCGCATCATCTACGCCAAGAAGCCGGGCGGGCTGGATCACCTCCAGCGGCTGGTGGTGCAGACCATCAACGGGCTGATTGAGGAACTGTGCGGCAGGAACAACATCGCCAGCACCGAGATTCACAAGATGACGGTGGCCGGCAACACGACGATGACCCACCTGTTCCTCGGCCTGGATCCGGAGGCGATTCGCCTGGAACCGTACATTCCCACCATCACGCACCCGTCGCCGGTGCGGGCGCACGAACTCGGCATCCACATCAACCCCGATGCGACGGTGGACTGCCTGCCTGGGGTGGGCGCCTACGTCGGGGGCGACATCACGGCGGGCGTTCTGAGTTCCAAACTGTACACCACCGACAAACTGAGCCTGTTCATTGACGTGGGCACCAACGGCGAGATTGTCCTGGGCAATTCGGACTGGCTGATCTCGTGCGCGTGCTCGGCGGGGCCTGCGTTTGAGGGCGCGGGCGTGCAGTCGGGCATGCGGGCGACAATCGGCGCGATTGAAGAAGTCTGGATCAGCGCCAAGACCTACGAGCCTACCTATCGTACCATCGGCGACGCTCCGCCGGAGGGCATCTGCGGGTCGGGGATGATCTCGCTGCTGGCCGAGATGTTCATCTCGGGCGTGATGGACAAGGCGGGCAAACTCAACCGTACCCTGAACACGCCGCGCATCCGCATGGGCGAGCACGGACCGGAGTACGTGGTGGCGTGGGCCTCCGAGACGCGCACGAAGAAGACCGACATCGTCATCACCGAGGTGGACATCGCTAACCTCATCCGCGCCAAGGCTGCCATCTACGCGGGGTTCTCGGTACTGACGCGCAGCGTGGGGATTGAACTGGCCGACGTGGAGCAGGTGCTCATCGGCGGGGCGTTCGGCAAGTACATTGACGTGGAGAAGGCGATCCAAATCGGGCTTCTGCCCGACATGCCGTGGGACCGATTCCATTATCTGGGCAACACGTCGGCCCTTGGGGCCTATGCGGCACTGATGTGTGCGAACATGCGCCAGGCGGTCGTGGACATCGCCAGTAAGATGACCTACCTGGAGTTGAGCGCGGACAACACCTTCATGGACCAGTTCACGTCGGCGCTGTTCCTGCCGCATACCGACACGGCGGCGTTCCCTTCGGTCATGCGGCTCCTGCAGAGCATAGGCCGCCAGTCTCAGGGAAAGTAA